A DNA window from Pseudomonas tohonis contains the following coding sequences:
- a CDS encoding GNAT family N-acetyltransferase produces the protein MARILFRTPRLHCRHWRIEDLDALHTVYSDPEAMRWVGDGQPIDRAACEAWFDMTQANYRTRGYGMFALESLDSGALVGFCGLVHPGGQAEPEVKYAFLRSSWGLGLASEAVPALLAYGHEKHGLARIIATVAPENLASQRVLIKAGMWLVGQRQGEDGSLDTLYEWRAPDSASPRHYG, from the coding sequence ATGGCTCGAATACTCTTCAGAACTCCGCGTCTCCACTGCCGTCATTGGCGCATCGAGGACCTCGATGCGCTCCACACCGTCTACTCCGACCCTGAGGCCATGCGTTGGGTCGGCGATGGGCAGCCAATTGATCGAGCCGCGTGCGAGGCGTGGTTCGACATGACCCAGGCGAACTACCGCACCCGGGGTTACGGGATGTTTGCCCTTGAGAGCCTTGACTCAGGGGCGCTCGTCGGCTTCTGTGGCCTGGTCCACCCTGGTGGGCAGGCCGAGCCGGAGGTGAAATACGCCTTCCTGCGTTCGAGCTGGGGGCTAGGCCTGGCGAGTGAAGCGGTCCCGGCGTTGCTGGCCTACGGTCACGAGAAACATGGGCTTGCGAGAATCATCGCCACGGTCGCACCGGAGAACCTGGCCTCCCAGCGTGTCCTCATCAAGGCCGGCATGTGGCTGGTCGGGCAGCGCCAAGGTGAAGACGGCTCGCTGGACACTCTCTACGAGTGGCGTGCGCCGGACAGCGCTTCGCCCCGGCATTACGGCTGA
- a CDS encoding anti-virulence regulator CigR family protein, with protein MSRLNTLLSALLGGALIIAAPAMADPGNGKGNKHDKGGQHGSQGHQGQGGGNDWQGGPSVDIGGVRIILDDNRGYWSPGPSLPPGIQKNLARGKPLPPGIAKKLDSRLLGRLPHYEGYEWQQAGTDLLLIAIATGVIQEVLHGVLD; from the coding sequence ATGTCCAGGCTCAATACATTGCTGTCGGCGCTTCTCGGAGGGGCCCTGATCATCGCGGCCCCCGCGATGGCCGACCCGGGAAACGGCAAGGGCAACAAGCACGACAAGGGCGGCCAGCATGGCAGCCAGGGGCACCAGGGACAGGGCGGGGGTAATGACTGGCAGGGTGGCCCGAGCGTCGATATCGGTGGCGTGAGGATCATCCTCGATGACAACCGTGGCTACTGGAGCCCCGGCCCCTCGCTGCCGCCGGGCATCCAGAAGAACCTGGCGCGCGGCAAGCCGCTTCCGCCCGGCATTGCCAAGAAGCTCGACAGCCGGCTGCTCGGCAGGCTTCCCCATTACGAGGGCTACGAGTGGCAGCAGGCCGGTACGGATCTGTTGCTGATCGCCATCGCCACGGGCGTGATCCAGGAAGTGCTGCACGGGGTACTGGACTGA
- a CDS encoding DUF5064 family protein → MATFEPGRLHIERHALNEHDVSYDLCIEYQVSQDPKEGKGMLFTLHGSIMGKDLKETFFLPKDLAYNFASNVTKIAEKYGIPKALSSIGSMHKHYDAMFADVREQLNVQYGEPVKPEHLE, encoded by the coding sequence ATGGCCACGTTCGAACCCGGTCGCCTGCACATCGAGCGCCATGCACTGAACGAGCACGATGTGAGCTACGACCTGTGCATCGAATACCAAGTCTCCCAGGACCCGAAGGAAGGCAAGGGCATGCTCTTCACCCTGCACGGCAGCATCATGGGCAAGGACCTCAAGGAGACCTTCTTCCTGCCCAAGGACCTGGCCTACAACTTCGCCAGCAACGTGACCAAGATCGCCGAGAAGTACGGCATTCCCAAGGCCCTGAGCAGCATCGGCTCGATGCACAAGCACTACGACGCGATGTTCGCGGATGTGCGGGAGCAACTGAACGTCCAGTACGGCGAGCCGGTGAAGCCGGAGCATCTGGAATAA
- a CDS encoding BRCT domain-containing protein, with the protein MSSLSLNLYMKADGAAAQEAIRTFVRHVNAQDYAAVEAMDVEETLYDVDDIFAAAITLREREGLFHLEFESASSLEVELLVAFFHFLGATEIEISAFDSSTAETFYMDDACEYFDDHAARPWRWLPSPASGFVGRHVVVTGAFRDYTRPQLEALIAQKGGIIQKSVNGKTTLLVMGSKPGADKTGKAEALGVRTMDEDELLDVLAGGETLSVDPEALSPEQQDGPVIAYQYCFPDKDAPVVSLPGEVLEDLLAVLRGCGYLNEHYYQAQLESAREWHPGLAAKFKAYRHARDIPAELRGPLDPQTAWDISHLFREHNTKITSYAPHIYGADEKGDGHALAQIAAYSGLPLEDIQYQSKPGTQGSFTLSCRFEGRPYSVSFKFSENTFPKPFLRLLHDMASESEAWDFIFHTRPGEPSYAVIPRALAQGMARHGFLKPLHTRAI; encoded by the coding sequence ATGTCATCGCTCTCTCTGAACCTGTACATGAAAGCGGACGGCGCCGCCGCGCAGGAAGCCATCCGCACCTTCGTGCGCCACGTGAACGCGCAGGACTACGCGGCGGTGGAGGCGATGGACGTCGAGGAGACGCTCTACGACGTCGACGACATCTTCGCGGCGGCCATCACCCTGCGCGAGAGGGAGGGGCTCTTCCACCTGGAATTCGAGTCGGCCAGCTCCCTGGAGGTCGAGCTGCTGGTGGCGTTCTTCCATTTCCTGGGGGCGACCGAGATCGAGATCAGCGCCTTCGACTCAAGCACCGCGGAAACCTTCTACATGGATGATGCGTGCGAGTACTTCGACGACCATGCCGCGCGGCCCTGGCGCTGGCTGCCTTCGCCGGCCTCCGGCTTCGTCGGCCGGCACGTGGTGGTCACCGGTGCCTTCAGGGACTACACCCGGCCGCAACTGGAGGCGCTGATCGCCCAGAAGGGCGGCATCATCCAGAAGTCCGTCAACGGCAAGACCACGCTGCTGGTGATGGGCAGCAAGCCGGGTGCCGACAAGACCGGCAAGGCCGAAGCCCTTGGCGTCAGGACCATGGACGAGGACGAGCTGCTGGATGTGCTGGCAGGTGGCGAGACGCTTTCGGTCGATCCCGAGGCGCTTTCGCCGGAGCAGCAAGACGGCCCCGTCATCGCCTACCAGTACTGCTTCCCGGACAAGGACGCCCCGGTCGTCTCGCTGCCCGGCGAGGTACTCGAAGACCTGCTCGCCGTGCTGCGTGGGTGCGGCTACCTCAACGAGCACTACTATCAGGCGCAGCTCGAAAGCGCGCGGGAGTGGCACCCGGGTTTGGCTGCGAAGTTCAAGGCGTATCGGCATGCGCGGGACATCCCGGCCGAACTGCGTGGCCCGCTGGACCCGCAGACGGCATGGGACATCTCCCATCTCTTCCGCGAACACAACACCAAGATCACCAGCTACGCGCCCCACATCTACGGCGCCGACGAGAAGGGGGACGGCCATGCGCTGGCGCAGATCGCCGCCTACTCGGGGCTGCCGCTGGAGGACATCCAGTACCAGAGCAAGCCGGGCACCCAGGGCAGCTTCACGCTGAGCTGCCGGTTCGAAGGCAGGCCCTACAGCGTGTCGTTCAAGTTCTCCGAGAACACCTTTCCCAAGCCGTTCCTGCGGCTGCTGCACGACATGGCCTCGGAGAGCGAGGCGTGGGACTTCATCTTCCACACGCGCCCTGGCGAGCCCTCGTACGCGGTGATACCCCGTGCGCTGGCGCAAGGGATGGCGCGGCACGGTTTTCTCAAGCCCCTGCATACGCGGGCTATTTGA
- a CDS encoding GNAT family N-acetyltransferase, with the protein MNTRIDVTATPSEDDRAAILKPLRAHNRAKAGDPQRETLALLVRDERTDEVIGGLYGEIFYRWLYIELLAIPEQARGQGTGSQLMEMAEHAAREKGCVGIWLDTFDFQAPEFYKRHGYTAFGQVEDFPPGHRRFFFQKRLD; encoded by the coding sequence ATGAATACCCGTATCGACGTGACGGCGACCCCGAGCGAGGACGACCGCGCCGCCATCCTCAAGCCCTTGCGGGCGCACAACCGGGCCAAGGCCGGCGACCCGCAGCGCGAAACGCTGGCGCTGCTGGTGCGTGACGAGCGGACCGACGAGGTGATCGGCGGGCTCTACGGGGAAATCTTCTACCGCTGGCTGTACATCGAGCTGCTGGCCATCCCCGAGCAGGCGCGGGGGCAGGGCACGGGGTCGCAATTGATGGAAATGGCCGAACACGCGGCTCGCGAGAAGGGCTGCGTCGGTATCTGGCTGGACACCTTCGACTTCCAGGCGCCGGAGTTCTACAAGCGCCACGGCTATACCGCGTTCGGGCAGGTCGAGGACTTCCCGCCGGGGCACCGGCGTTTCTTTTTCCAGAAACGGCTGGACTGA
- a CDS encoding paraquat-inducible protein A, which translates to MANRDELVICEHCDCVFEKLTLARHQTAHCSRCGGVLQRYNGLSIEQRLALSLTALVLWVFANFYPVMSISLKGLKSSATLWDSVLALSLGPITFIALVAAISIIIAPLFQLLLLCWVLAFGLRQRRAPGFCLCMRWLESLRPWSMLEVCLLGALVAVFKLAGMLEVIPHIGLFALAVLALLLIRIAGRDVRELWVLP; encoded by the coding sequence ATGGCGAATCGCGACGAGTTGGTCATCTGCGAGCACTGCGACTGCGTGTTCGAGAAGCTCACGCTGGCCCGGCACCAGACGGCGCACTGCTCGCGGTGCGGCGGCGTGCTGCAGCGCTACAACGGTTTGAGCATCGAGCAGCGCCTGGCGCTGAGCCTCACCGCCCTGGTGCTCTGGGTATTCGCCAACTTCTACCCGGTCATGAGCATCAGCCTGAAGGGCCTCAAGAGCAGCGCCACGCTGTGGGATTCGGTGCTGGCACTGAGCCTGGGGCCCATCACCTTCATCGCCCTGGTGGCGGCCATCTCCATCATCATCGCGCCGCTCTTCCAGTTGCTGCTGCTGTGCTGGGTGCTCGCCTTCGGCCTGCGCCAGCGCCGCGCGCCGGGCTTTTGCCTGTGCATGCGCTGGCTGGAGTCCCTGCGCCCCTGGAGCATGCTCGAGGTCTGCCTGCTGGGCGCGCTGGTGGCGGTGTTCAAGCTGGCCGGCATGCTCGAGGTCATCCCCCACATCGGCCTGTTCGCCCTGGCCGTGCTCGCCCTGCTGCTGATCCGCATCGCCGGGCGCGACGTGCGCGAACTCTGGGTGCTGCCATGA
- a CDS encoding alkane 1-monooxygenase: protein MNPLHYLKFFLFHFVGLLAVLSLLAGGPWTTGGLLAVLAFYLIGDAFAGDDTSTPRFKYPAILTAQLWLALPLLGLIVFTALWSASEGDPLGFGAALGRLSGHDLLAARDATTFGHHLSAWLLTGLMIGMIGTITAHELTHRTWDRVSLLIGRWLLAFSFDTVFSIEHVYGHHRYVSTTEDPATAPRGRNVYVHVLASTLKGNLSAWRIERRRLARKGQSLFGWHNAVLRGHGMSLLLVAVAFGIGGWPAALFFVACALWGKALLEIVNYMEHYGMVRNPATPVQPRHSWNTNRRISSWAMFNLTRHSHHHAQGEVPYQDLRPFPDAPMMIGGYLTTILVAMIPPLWHHLMTPKVLAWDRDFASEEERQLANEANRRSRIPAMVAMATTIER from the coding sequence ATGAATCCGTTGCACTACCTCAAATTCTTCCTGTTCCACTTCGTCGGGCTGCTCGCCGTGCTGTCGCTGCTCGCCGGCGGCCCCTGGACGACCGGTGGGCTGCTGGCCGTCCTGGCCTTCTACCTGATCGGCGATGCGTTCGCGGGGGACGACACCAGCACCCCACGCTTCAAGTACCCGGCCATCCTCACCGCCCAGCTCTGGCTGGCCCTGCCACTGCTGGGCCTGATCGTCTTCACGGCGCTCTGGAGCGCCAGCGAGGGCGACCCGCTGGGCTTCGGCGCCGCCCTGGGCCGCCTGAGCGGTCATGACCTGCTCGCCGCCCGCGACGCCACCACCTTCGGCCACCACCTCTCCGCCTGGCTGCTCACCGGGCTGATGATCGGCATGATCGGCACCATCACCGCCCACGAACTCACCCATCGCACCTGGGACCGGGTCTCCCTGCTGATCGGGCGCTGGCTGCTGGCCTTCAGCTTCGACACGGTGTTCTCCATCGAGCACGTCTATGGCCACCACCGCTACGTCTCCACCACCGAAGACCCGGCCACGGCACCCCGTGGGCGCAACGTCTATGTCCATGTGCTCGCCTCGACGCTCAAGGGCAACCTGAGCGCCTGGCGCATCGAAAGGCGCCGGCTCGCCCGCAAGGGGCAGAGCCTGTTCGGCTGGCACAACGCCGTGCTGCGCGGCCATGGCATGAGCCTGCTGCTGGTGGCGGTCGCCTTCGGCATCGGCGGCTGGCCGGCGGCGCTGTTCTTCGTGGCCTGCGCGCTGTGGGGGAAGGCATTGCTGGAGATCGTCAACTACATGGAGCACTACGGCATGGTCCGCAACCCGGCCACCCCGGTGCAGCCTCGCCACTCCTGGAACACCAACCGGCGCATCAGCTCCTGGGCCATGTTCAACCTGACCCGCCACTCCCATCACCATGCCCAGGGCGAAGTGCCCTACCAGGACCTACGCCCCTTCCCGGACGCACCGATGATGATCGGCGGCTACCTGACCACCATCCTGGTGGCGATGATCCCGCCGCTGTGGCACCACCTGATGACGCCCAAGGTGCTGGCCTGGGACCGTGACTTCGCCAGCGAGGAAGAACGCCAGCTGGCGAACGAGGCGAACCGGCGCAGCAGGATTCCCGCGATGGTGGCGATGGCGACTACGATCGAGAGATAG
- a CDS encoding NAD(P)H-dependent oxidoreductase — protein MNVLIVHAHPEPASFCSALCQAAAEHFRGLGASVEVSDLHAMGFDPVASERDFTERADADYLVYALEQRNAVKHGLLQPDIQAEIDKVRRCDLLILSFPVYWYSMPALLKGWIDRVFVSGLFYGGRRIFDQGGMRGKRALVCATLGGRERMFSAEGIHDDLRELFRPLLKGTLGYTGFDVLEPFFAYHVPYLDDAARGAILGDWRQRLAGIDGQAPLEMPVTGDYDAHFEARIR, from the coding sequence ATGAACGTCCTGATCGTGCACGCCCATCCCGAACCCGCGTCCTTCTGCTCGGCGCTCTGCCAGGCGGCGGCCGAGCACTTCCGTGGCCTCGGCGCCAGCGTGGAAGTCTCCGACCTCCACGCCATGGGCTTCGACCCGGTGGCGAGCGAGCGGGACTTCACCGAACGGGCCGATGCCGACTACCTGGTCTACGCCCTGGAGCAGCGCAACGCGGTGAAGCACGGCCTTCTGCAACCGGACATCCAGGCGGAGATCGACAAGGTCCGGCGCTGCGACCTGCTGATCCTCAGCTTCCCGGTCTACTGGTATTCCATGCCCGCGCTCCTCAAGGGCTGGATCGACCGCGTGTTCGTCTCCGGCCTGTTCTACGGCGGGCGGCGGATCTTCGACCAGGGCGGCATGCGCGGCAAGCGTGCGCTGGTCTGCGCCACCCTGGGCGGGCGCGAGCGGATGTTCTCCGCCGAAGGCATCCACGACGATCTGCGCGAGCTTTTCCGCCCGCTGCTCAAGGGCACCCTGGGCTACACCGGCTTCGATGTGCTGGAGCCCTTCTTCGCCTACCACGTGCCCTACCTGGACGATGCGGCGCGTGGCGCCATCCTCGGCGACTGGCGCCAACGGCTGGCCGGCATCGACGGGCAGGCGCCGCTGGAGATGCCCGTCACAGGCGACTACGACGCCCACTTCGAAGCGCGCATCCGCTGA
- the arcD gene encoding arginine-ornithine antiporter has protein sequence MSQPTQKLRLSALIALVVGSMIGGGIFSLPQNMAERADAGAILIGWSITAVGMLMLAFVFQTLANRKPELNSGVYAYAKAGFGDYMGFSSAWGYWISAWLGNVGYFVLLFSTLGYFFPVFGQGNTPIAIGCASLLLWSVHFLVMRGIKEAAFINQLTTVAKVVPLVMFIVIAAVAFKADVFTRDIWGSSNPKFGSVMEQVRNMMLVTVFVFIGIEGASVYSARAEKRADVGRATVIGFLGVLALLVLVNLLSLGIMSQPELAQLQNPSLAAVLEHIVGPWGALLISVGLAISLLGALLSWALLCAEILYATARDRTMPAFLSRENAQHVPVNALWLTNGMIQLFLLITLFSAGTYTSLIYLASSMILVPYLWSAAYALLLSQRGETYEEAAGERTRDMFVSGIALSYAVWLLYAGGVKYLLLSALLYAPGVLLFAKAKHEQGEPLFTAIERGIFACVILGAGVAAYGLYSGLLTL, from the coding sequence ATGTCGCAACCGACGCAGAAGCTTCGCTTGAGTGCACTGATCGCCCTGGTGGTGGGTTCGATGATCGGCGGTGGGATATTTTCATTGCCGCAGAACATGGCCGAGCGGGCCGATGCCGGCGCGATACTGATCGGCTGGTCGATCACCGCGGTCGGCATGCTGATGCTGGCCTTCGTGTTCCAGACCCTGGCCAACCGCAAGCCGGAATTGAACTCCGGCGTCTACGCGTACGCCAAGGCCGGGTTCGGCGACTACATGGGGTTCTCCTCGGCCTGGGGCTACTGGATCAGCGCCTGGCTGGGCAACGTCGGCTACTTCGTCCTGCTGTTCAGCACGCTCGGCTATTTCTTCCCGGTGTTCGGCCAGGGCAACACGCCGATCGCCATCGGCTGCGCCTCGCTGCTGCTGTGGTCCGTGCACTTCCTGGTGATGCGCGGGATCAAGGAAGCGGCGTTCATCAACCAGCTGACCACCGTGGCCAAGGTGGTGCCGCTGGTGATGTTCATCGTCATCGCCGCCGTCGCCTTCAAGGCCGATGTCTTCACCCGCGACATCTGGGGCAGCAGCAACCCGAAGTTCGGCAGCGTGATGGAGCAGGTGCGCAACATGATGCTGGTGACGGTGTTCGTCTTCATCGGCATCGAGGGGGCCAGCGTGTATTCGGCGAGGGCGGAGAAGCGCGCCGACGTGGGGCGCGCCACCGTCATCGGTTTCCTCGGGGTGCTGGCGCTGCTGGTGCTGGTGAACCTGCTGTCGCTCGGCATCATGAGCCAGCCTGAACTCGCGCAGCTGCAGAACCCGTCGCTGGCGGCGGTGCTGGAGCACATAGTCGGCCCCTGGGGCGCGTTGCTGATCAGCGTCGGGCTGGCCATCTCCCTGCTCGGGGCCTTGCTGTCATGGGCGCTGCTCTGCGCGGAAATCCTCTACGCCACGGCCAGGGACCGGACCATGCCGGCATTCCTCAGCCGGGAGAACGCCCAGCACGTGCCGGTCAACGCCCTGTGGCTGACCAATGGGATGATCCAGCTGTTCCTGCTGATCACGCTGTTCTCCGCCGGGACCTACACCAGCCTGATCTACCTCGCGTCATCGATGATCCTGGTGCCGTACCTGTGGTCCGCCGCCTATGCGCTGCTGCTGAGCCAGCGCGGCGAGACCTACGAGGAGGCCGCCGGGGAGCGCACGCGCGACATGTTCGTCAGCGGCATCGCGCTGAGCTACGCGGTGTGGCTGCTGTACGCCGGCGGGGTGAAGTACCTGCTGCTTTCGGCCCTGCTCTACGCGCCCGGGGTGCTGCTGTTCGCCAAGGCCAAGCACGAGCAGGGCGAACCGCTGTTCACGGCGATCGAGAGGGGCATCTTCGCCTGCGTGATCCTGGGCGCCGGGGTGGCGGCCTATGGCCTGTACAGCGGGTTGCTGACGTTGTGA
- a CDS encoding class I SAM-dependent DNA methyltransferase produces the protein MSSNALYTDLSHYYDLMCADIDYRAQSDSVRRLQQLFGNPGRRHLDLACGTGPHVRHFLDFGYRSAGLDINQPMLDIAQARCPEAAFSRQDMASFRVDEPQDLITCFLYSIHYNPDLQQLRACLASVHDALAEDGVFCFNTVDKGQIDNRSFVRHTVEHEGSLFTFGSGWHYPGEGDRQALRLGIEKTTAGVTESWQDEHPMVALTFAELQALLQPQFEVHVFEHDYERITPWNGTSGNALFVCVKR, from the coding sequence ATGTCCTCCAACGCGCTGTACACCGACCTGTCCCACTACTACGACCTGATGTGCGCCGACATCGACTACCGCGCACAGAGCGACAGCGTGCGGCGGCTGCAGCAGTTGTTCGGCAACCCGGGTCGCAGGCACCTGGACCTCGCCTGCGGCACCGGCCCGCATGTGCGCCACTTCCTCGACTTCGGCTACCGCAGCGCCGGCCTGGACATCAACCAGCCGATGCTGGATATCGCCCAGGCGCGCTGCCCCGAGGCCGCGTTCAGCCGGCAGGACATGGCCAGCTTCCGGGTGGACGAACCCCAGGACCTGATCACCTGCTTCCTCTACTCCATCCACTACAACCCGGATCTGCAGCAGCTACGCGCGTGCCTGGCCAGCGTCCATGACGCGCTCGCGGAGGACGGCGTGTTCTGCTTCAACACGGTGGACAAGGGGCAGATCGACAACCGCTCCTTCGTGCGCCACACCGTGGAGCACGAGGGCAGCCTGTTCACCTTCGGTTCCGGCTGGCATTACCCGGGGGAAGGCGACCGCCAGGCACTGCGCCTCGGCATCGAGAAGACAACGGCGGGGGTCACCGAGAGCTGGCAGGACGAACACCCCATGGTCGCCCTGACCTTCGCCGAGTTGCAGGCGCTGTTGCAGCCGCAGTTCGAGGTGCACGTCTTCGAGCACGACTACGAACGCATCACCCCCTGGAACGGCACCTCCGGCAACGCCCTGTTCGTCTGCGTGAAGCGCTGA
- a CDS encoding GNAT family N-acetyltransferase, which yields MFTLVHLDTPPPESLKNQVLQMVVDYFSDISPVSLTPSNPLYQLYQYVIGYEVHLYLQAMDATLASTARLVLALDDEDPSQVRGFALYLPSQDDAEAATLAYLAVQASHRRNGIARAMLQRVIEQRPHVEVACTAGKAPVFEAMGLRVLAAQGPHVLLNTRAHRSNGMVAVQNLAPIFESREVRQIHAYLVQQHGKKALSEAESKRDRLLDQMAYQAEMLVKERFPTIH from the coding sequence ATGTTCACCCTCGTACACCTGGACACACCGCCGCCCGAATCCCTGAAGAACCAGGTGCTGCAGATGGTGGTGGACTACTTCAGCGACATCAGCCCGGTGTCGCTGACGCCCAGCAACCCGCTCTATCAGCTGTACCAGTACGTGATCGGCTACGAGGTGCACCTGTACCTGCAGGCCATGGACGCCACCCTGGCCAGCACCGCACGCCTGGTCCTGGCCCTGGACGATGAAGACCCGTCCCAGGTTCGCGGCTTCGCCTTGTACCTGCCGAGCCAGGACGATGCCGAGGCCGCCACGCTGGCCTATCTGGCCGTCCAGGCCAGCCACCGTCGGAACGGCATCGCCCGGGCCATGCTGCAGCGCGTGATCGAGCAGCGCCCCCATGTCGAGGTGGCCTGCACGGCCGGCAAGGCGCCGGTCTTCGAGGCGATGGGCTTGCGCGTGCTGGCCGCGCAGGGGCCGCATGTCCTGCTGAACACACGCGCCCATCGCTCCAACGGCATGGTGGCGGTACAGAACCTCGCGCCGATATTCGAGTCCAGAGAAGTGCGGCAGATCCACGCCTACCTGGTTCAGCAGCACGGCAAGAAGGCCCTGAGCGAGGCCGAGAGCAAACGCGACCGCCTGCTCGACCAGATGGCCTACCAGGCCGAGATGCTGGTGAAGGAGCGCTTCCCCACGATTCACTGA
- a CDS encoding substrate-binding periplasmic protein, producing MKSVFTAALLCLVLGTTARAERYQVVTEEWAPYNYLENGQLTGMATEVVRAIMARTGDDFEIAVAPSMRAAHMLQTRPGTIMYSMFRTPDREPLYKWVGPIVEESIHPYQLADAPVPVNSLEQLMHAPRLTTRHDGLVPRVLESLGFTNLDKSAAESQQLYRMLLARRTELIIGDTDAGVSYYSRQLGIAPGTLRRVPVEVYRSSLYIAFSRDCDDALIDAWARVLEQLRRSGELGRIRRRYESPAER from the coding sequence GTGAAGTCGGTCTTTACTGCAGCGCTGCTCTGCCTCGTGCTCGGCACCACGGCCAGGGCCGAGCGATACCAGGTCGTCACCGAAGAGTGGGCGCCCTACAACTACCTGGAAAACGGCCAGTTGACCGGCATGGCCACGGAGGTCGTGCGGGCCATCATGGCGCGCACCGGGGACGACTTCGAGATCGCGGTAGCGCCCAGCATGCGCGCCGCCCACATGCTGCAGACCCGCCCCGGGACCATCATGTACTCGATGTTCCGCACGCCGGACCGGGAGCCGTTGTACAAGTGGGTCGGGCCTATCGTCGAAGAGTCCATCCATCCCTACCAGTTGGCCGATGCCCCCGTCCCGGTGAATTCCCTGGAGCAGCTGATGCATGCGCCGCGCCTCACCACCCGCCACGACGGCCTGGTGCCGAGGGTGCTGGAGTCGCTCGGCTTCACCAACCTCGACAAGAGCGCAGCCGAAAGCCAGCAGCTCTACCGCATGCTGCTGGCCAGGCGAACCGAGTTGATCATCGGCGACACCGACGCGGGCGTTAGCTACTACAGCCGCCAGCTGGGCATCGCGCCGGGCACCCTGCGCCGGGTGCCCGTCGAGGTCTATCGCTCATCCCTGTACATCGCCTTCAGCCGCGATTGCGACGACGCGCTGATCGACGCCTGGGCCCGCGTGCTGGAGCAGCTGCGGCGCTCGGGCGAGCTGGGGCGCATCCGGCGCCGCTACGAATCGCCTGCCGAGCGTTGA
- a CDS encoding GlxA family transcriptional regulator → MPVAAIYLYDQCYASSVSGFADVMQVANAHLAAQGSAEQYSWSFISAARQVTASNGLPLKSRRAEADERFDIVYIPACHYPGYHGFRALLDRQRPQWLVRQWEMGAELIATCTGTFLLADTGLLDGRVATTTWWLEEQFRSWFPAVDLQMAPILTQADRLFCAGALSSYHLQSIQTVERHSGAALAARCAKSLLIDVSQTLQTPFLPLLAHRSHEDALVRQAQDHLERHLAEPIRLADLARRLAVSERTLIRRFQQAVETTPLAYLQNLRIEAARALLETGNQRVEDIAQAVGYQDGSSFVRLFRERIGLTPAAYRRKFRFD, encoded by the coding sequence ATGCCCGTTGCGGCCATCTACCTCTACGACCAGTGCTACGCCTCCAGCGTCAGCGGTTTCGCCGATGTCATGCAGGTGGCCAATGCGCACCTCGCCGCACAGGGCTCGGCGGAGCAGTACAGCTGGTCGTTCATCTCCGCTGCGCGGCAGGTCACGGCGAGCAACGGGTTGCCGCTGAAGTCCCGCCGGGCCGAGGCGGACGAGCGTTTCGACATCGTCTACATCCCCGCGTGCCACTACCCGGGCTACCACGGCTTCCGCGCCCTCCTCGACCGGCAACGCCCGCAGTGGCTGGTGCGCCAGTGGGAGATGGGTGCCGAGCTGATCGCCACCTGCACCGGCACCTTCCTGCTGGCCGACACGGGCTTGCTCGACGGCCGGGTCGCGACCACCACCTGGTGGCTGGAGGAGCAGTTCCGCTCCTGGTTCCCGGCGGTGGACCTGCAGATGGCGCCCATCCTCACCCAGGCCGACCGGCTGTTCTGCGCCGGGGCGCTGTCGTCCTATCACCTGCAATCGATCCAGACCGTCGAGCGCCACTCCGGGGCGGCCCTGGCAGCGCGCTGCGCCAAGAGCCTGCTGATCGATGTCAGCCAGACGCTGCAGACCCCCTTCCTGCCGCTTCTCGCGCACCGCTCCCACGAGGACGCGCTGGTGCGCCAGGCCCAGGACCACCTGGAGCGGCACCTGGCCGAGCCCATCCGCCTGGCGGACCTGGCGCGGCGCCTGGCGGTGAGCGAGCGCACGTTGATTCGGCGCTTCCAGCAGGCCGTGGAGACGACACCCCTGGCCTACCTGCAGAACCTGCGCATCGAGGCCGCCAGGGCGCTGCTGGAAACCGGCAACCAGCGCGTGGAGGACATCGCCCAGGCCGTGGGCTACCAGGACGGCAGCTCGTTCGTGCGCCTGTTCCGCGAGCGCATCGGCCTGACGCCGGCGGCCTATCGGCGCAAATTCCGTTTCGACTGA